In the Helicoverpa armigera isolate CAAS_96S chromosome 28, ASM3070526v1, whole genome shotgun sequence genome, one interval contains:
- the LOC110371483 gene encoding 60S ribosome subunit biogenesis protein NIP7 homolog, with the protein MKVLSEERTRILFEKLTKYIGVNVKLLIDRPDGTYCFREKKDRVYYISERLLHLAQTVKPDNLIAAGTCFGKFTKTNKFRLHITALTYIAPYAPYKIWVKPSAEQQFLYGHHIIKSGLGRITENTPKNHGVVVYTMSDIPIGFGVASRTTAECRHADPLATIVFHQADVGEYIRSEDTLT; encoded by the exons atgaaggTATTATCAGAAGAGAGGACGCGAATTTTATTCGAAAAGCTAACTAAATA CATTGGAGTGAACGTGAAGCTCCTTATTGACCGGCCAGATGGTACCTACTGCTTCAGAGAAAAGAAAGATCGCGTCTACTACATATCAGAGCGCCTCCTACATTTAGCACAAACTGTGAAACCAGATAATTTAATAGCTGCCGGAACTTGTTTTGGAAAGTTCACTAAGACTAACAAATTTAGGCTGCATATTACTGCATTGACATATATCGCTCCGTATGCGCCTTACAAGATATGGGTGAAGCCTTCTGCGGAACAACAGTTTTTATATGGCCATCATATTATTAAGAGTG GTCTAGGCCGCATAACAGAAAACACACCAAAAAACCACGGTGTAGTAGTGTACACAATGTCAGATATCCCCATAGGGTTTGGTGTAGCTTCACGGACAACAGCTGAGTGCAGACACGCAGACCCACTAGCCACCATTGTGTTCCACCAGGCGGACGTCGGAGAGTACATCCGCTCTGAGGATACTCTTACATAG